One segment of Nocardia farcinica DNA contains the following:
- a CDS encoding AAA family ATPase, protein MRLHRLEMTAFGPFARPTVVDFDALGADGLFLLHGQTGAGKTTVLDAIAFALYGRVPGARGESKRLHSDHAPAQTPPRVVLEATLGGRRLRLTRSPEFERPKLRGSGVRTEQPKATLEWLDGRGENLSRIPDIGEEIVRLLGMSADQFFQVVLLPQGDFARFLRAENEDREKLLEKLFDTRRFGVAEQWLAERRRASAADLEQRKQGIERLIAQIRGAAGLSVTESVGVLECVDWSQELLATARDELAAATADAAAREQECAHLRKEAEELRTLDDLRRRMAAAHDQLTRYHATADQRGARRAELEAARRAQPVTEAIDEARAAVMESRHRENEARTAARALATALAVPEAADLRADLLVWDDGAVARGSSREGAPVAETTGMASALGSQEPEGAAAGRAAGSEITDPHLRDDADLDAAVRRWSTLIGALDAVRADATTAAESRAELANLRAEDDDLARRTAELIERRAALPESITAADRRLREAGDAAAALPALAAECERLQSAASAAVELAKRRTALDATRVEFETARAAHNDARERVLEVRERRLAGMAAELASALVDGQPCAVCGSHEHPAPAEPADRAVSKEAEDAAVAAERAAEQRRDEIGARIAGLEREIEALIARGGDTDRVELAAALRSATARYEDAADTAAQREAAQAELDRLRGEEARSHDDLRAAEARRSAVAARIAATEDRLARATESLRRAAGADTDVERRRTRLEALIDTATVLLRARAAVATARQHVTVVAKRVENLAAAAGFVPDAVPEDEVARLTAFARVVNAAARPRPRQDEIEAELTAADRARAAAEAVLAEPEIQAAAAAEPGDLVAVEQALTHAQQRSNAAVAAKAEAGRRVQLLEELGTQLWTEVDRLAPLQRAHDELDRLADVVAGRGENNRRMSLRSYVLAARLEEVALAGSVRLRRMSGGRYEFVHSDKAGPRGRRGGLGLDIRDDYTGAVRPAKTLSGGETFMASLALALGLADTVAAESGGVVLDTLFIDEGFGSLDADTLDAVMGVLDELRAGGRVVGIVSHVDEMRQRIPSRLHVIRGRDGSRLETTVA, encoded by the coding sequence GTGAGGCTGCATCGGCTGGAGATGACGGCGTTCGGCCCGTTCGCGCGGCCGACGGTGGTCGATTTCGACGCGCTCGGCGCCGACGGGCTGTTCCTGTTGCACGGCCAGACCGGCGCGGGCAAGACCACCGTGCTCGACGCCATCGCGTTCGCGCTGTACGGGCGGGTGCCCGGCGCGCGCGGGGAGAGCAAACGACTGCATTCCGACCACGCGCCCGCGCAGACGCCGCCGCGGGTGGTGCTGGAGGCGACGTTGGGTGGCCGGCGGCTGCGGCTGACCCGCTCGCCGGAGTTCGAGCGGCCCAAGCTGCGCGGCAGCGGCGTGCGCACCGAGCAGCCGAAGGCGACGTTGGAGTGGCTGGACGGGCGCGGGGAGAACCTGTCCCGCATCCCCGATATCGGTGAGGAGATCGTGCGGCTGCTCGGCATGAGCGCCGACCAGTTCTTCCAGGTGGTGCTGCTGCCGCAGGGCGATTTCGCGCGGTTCCTGCGCGCGGAGAACGAGGACCGCGAGAAGCTGCTGGAAAAGCTGTTCGACACCCGCCGTTTCGGCGTGGCCGAACAGTGGCTGGCCGAGCGGCGCCGCGCGTCGGCCGCCGATCTCGAACAGCGCAAGCAGGGCATCGAGCGGCTGATCGCCCAGATCCGCGGCGCGGCGGGGTTGAGCGTCACCGAATCGGTCGGGGTGCTCGAGTGCGTGGACTGGTCCCAGGAACTGCTCGCCACCGCCCGGGACGAGCTGGCCGCCGCCACCGCCGACGCCGCAGCGCGCGAACAGGAATGCGCCCATCTGCGCAAGGAAGCCGAGGAACTGCGCACCCTCGACGACCTGCGCCGCCGGATGGCCGCCGCGCACGACCAGCTCACCCGCTACCACGCCACCGCCGATCAGCGCGGCGCCCGCCGAGCGGAACTCGAGGCCGCCCGCCGCGCCCAGCCGGTCACCGAAGCCATCGACGAAGCCCGGGCCGCCGTCATGGAATCGCGCCACCGCGAGAACGAAGCCCGCACGGCCGCCCGAGCTCTCGCCACCGCGCTCGCCGTCCCCGAGGCCGCCGACCTCCGCGCCGACCTGCTGGTCTGGGATGATGGTGCGGTTGCGCGGGGTTCATCACGCGAAGGCGCGCCCGTCGCCGAAACCACCGGCATGGCTTCGGCTCTCGGCTCTCAGGAGCCGGAGGGCGCAGCGGCGGGACGTGCGGCGGGCTCGGAGATCACCGACCCCCACCTGCGCGACGACGCCGACCTCGACGCCGCGGTGCGCAGGTGGAGCACCCTGATCGGCGCACTGGACGCCGTTCGTGCCGACGCGACGACCGCCGCCGAATCGAGGGCCGAGCTGGCGAACCTGCGGGCCGAGGACGACGACCTGGCACGTCGGACCGCGGAACTGATCGAGCGCCGGGCGGCCCTGCCGGAGTCGATCACCGCCGCGGACCGCCGGTTGCGGGAAGCGGGTGACGCGGCCGCCGCGCTGCCCGCACTGGCCGCCGAGTGCGAACGTCTGCAATCCGCCGCGAGCGCCGCGGTGGAGCTGGCCAAGCGCCGCACCGCGCTGGACGCGACCCGCGTGGAATTCGAGACGGCTCGTGCCGCGCACAACGACGCGCGCGAGCGGGTGCTCGAGGTGCGGGAGCGGCGACTGGCGGGGATGGCCGCCGAGCTGGCGAGCGCGCTGGTCGACGGGCAGCCCTGCGCGGTGTGTGGGTCGCATGAGCATCCCGCCCCGGCCGAACCCGCCGACCGCGCGGTGTCGAAAGAGGCTGAGGACGCCGCCGTCGCCGCCGAACGGGCGGCCGAGCAGCGCCGCGACGAGATCGGCGCCCGCATCGCGGGATTGGAGCGCGAGATCGAAGCGCTCATCGCCCGGGGCGGCGACACCGACCGTGTCGAGCTGGCCGCCGCACTGCGCTCGGCCACCGCCCGCTACGAGGATGCGGCCGACACGGCGGCGCAGCGCGAGGCCGCCCAGGCGGAGCTGGACCGGTTGCGTGGCGAGGAGGCCCGCAGCCACGACGACCTGCGCGCGGCCGAGGCCCGGCGCAGCGCCGTGGCCGCCCGGATCGCCGCCACCGAGGATCGCCTGGCCCGGGCGACGGAAAGCCTGCGCCGGGCTGCGGGCGCGGACACCGATGTCGAGCGACGGCGCACGCGCCTGGAAGCGCTCATCGACACCGCGACCGTGTTGCTCCGGGCCCGCGCCGCCGTCGCCACGGCCCGCCAGCACGTCACCGTGGTCGCCAAGCGCGTCGAAAACCTCGCCGCCGCGGCGGGGTTCGTGCCGGATGCGGTGCCCGAGGACGAGGTCGCCCGGCTCACCGCGTTCGCTCGCGTGGTGAACGCGGCCGCCCGGCCCCGGCCGCGGCAGGACGAGATCGAGGCCGAACTGACTGCCGCCGACCGCGCCCGCGCCGCTGCCGAAGCGGTCTTGGCCGAGCCGGAGATCCAGGCCGCCGCCGCGGCCGAACCGGGCGACCTGGTCGCGGTCGAGCAGGCGCTGACCCACGCGCAGCAGCGCTCGAACGCCGCGGTGGCGGCCAAGGCGGAGGCGGGCAGGCGGGTGCAACTGCTCGAGGAACTCGGCACCCAGCTGTGGACCGAGGTCGACCGCCTCGCCCCGCTGCAACGCGCCCACGACGAACTCGACCGCCTCGCCGACGTGGTCGCCGGGCGCGGCGAGAACAACCGCCGCATGTCGCTGCGCTCCTATGTGCTGGCGGCCCGGCTCGAGGAGGTCGCGCTCGCCGGCTCGGTGCGGTTGCGCCGGATGTCGGGCGGGCGTTACGAATTCGTGCATTCCGACAAGGCGGGCCCGCGTGGCCGCCGCGGCGGGTTGGGCCTGGACATCCGCGACGACTACACCGGCGCGGTCCGCCCGGCCAAGACCCTGTCCGGCGGCGAGACCTTCATGGCCTCCCTGGCGCTGGCCCTCGGCCTGGCCGACACCGTCGCCGCCGAATCCGGCGGCGTCGTGCTGGACACCCTGTTCATCGACGAGGGTTTCGGCAGTCTCGACGCCGACACCCTGGACGCCGTCATGGGCGTCCTCGACGAACTGCGGGCGGGCGGCCGGGTGGTCGGCATCGTCAGCCACGTGGACGAGATGCGCCAGCGCATCCCCAGCCGCTTGCACGTCATCCGCGGACGTGACGGTTCGCGGCTGGAGACGACGGTCGCCTGA
- a CDS encoding methylated-DNA--[protein]-cysteine S-methyltransferase produces MSITTADYAITDTPIGPFTALADRDGAVLAAGWTADPAELRLLVHPALRPAELCERDDLGEITRAVLAYHGGDTAAIDPVPVRQRSGEFLTHAWDVLRKIPAGDPVTYTEFAALAGRPAATRAAANACARNAAALFVPCHRVLRIGGALGGFRWGLPAKRWLLDHEARGRR; encoded by the coding sequence ATGTCCATCACCACAGCCGACTACGCCATCACCGACACCCCCATCGGGCCGTTCACCGCACTCGCCGATCGCGACGGCGCCGTCCTGGCCGCGGGCTGGACCGCCGACCCGGCGGAGCTGCGCCTGCTCGTGCATCCGGCGCTGCGCCCCGCCGAGCTGTGCGAACGCGACGACCTCGGCGAGATCACCCGCGCGGTGCTGGCCTACCACGGCGGCGACACCGCCGCGATCGACCCGGTGCCCGTCCGCCAGCGCTCCGGCGAATTCCTCACCCACGCCTGGGACGTCCTGCGCAAGATCCCCGCCGGCGACCCGGTGACCTACACCGAGTTCGCCGCCCTCGCCGGACGCCCCGCCGCCACCCGCGCCGCCGCCAACGCCTGCGCCCGCAACGCCGCCGCCCTGTTCGTCCCGTGCCACCGGGTCCTGCGGATCGGCGGTGCGCTGGGCGGCTTCCGGTGGGGACTGCCCGCCAAGCGGTGGCTGCTCGACCACGAGGCGCGCGGCCGACGGTGA
- a CDS encoding AlkA N-terminal domain-containing protein, with the protein MDCVTITALDFERCYRAVSTRDSRFDGQFFTAVRTTGIYCRPSCPAITPKRANVTFLPTAAAAQQAGYRACRRCLPDAAPGSPLWNTRADLAARAMRLIGDGVIERGGVPALAAALGYSQRQLTRVLTTELGAGPLALARAHRAHTARLLIQTTDMPMSDVAFAAGFASIRQFNDTVREVFAVSPTVMRAEAKRSRRSAPATNGTLTLRLPFREPLDRAWLEWFLSAHAAPGMESWADGTYTRALRTPHGHAIVRLGFRDDHVRAQLALHDMRDLAPTVARVRHLLDLDADPMGIDEVLGVAPGIRVPGCLEPAELLLRTMIGQQISVGAAATHTARLVAALGEPVDGAALRLFPTAATLAEHGADVLTGPARRVRSIVRAADAVASGELALHQGRTATDLRADLLALDGVGPWTADYVTMRLLADPDILLSTDLVVRQGADLLGLDLADTARWAPWRSYLSMHLWKTALAARVPGRRAG; encoded by the coding sequence GTGGACTGCGTGACGATCACCGCGCTGGATTTCGAACGCTGCTATCGAGCGGTCTCCACCAGGGACTCCCGCTTCGACGGCCAGTTCTTCACGGCGGTGCGCACCACGGGGATCTACTGTCGGCCGTCCTGCCCGGCGATCACCCCCAAGCGCGCCAACGTGACGTTCCTGCCGACCGCCGCGGCCGCGCAGCAGGCGGGCTACCGCGCCTGCCGCCGCTGCCTGCCCGATGCCGCGCCGGGCTCCCCGCTGTGGAACACGCGCGCCGACCTGGCCGCGCGGGCGATGCGGCTGATCGGCGACGGCGTGATCGAACGCGGCGGCGTGCCCGCGCTGGCGGCGGCACTGGGCTACTCCCAGCGGCAGCTGACCCGGGTGCTGACCACCGAACTCGGCGCGGGCCCGCTGGCGTTGGCGCGCGCCCACCGCGCCCACACCGCGCGGCTGCTGATCCAGACCACCGACATGCCGATGTCGGATGTCGCGTTCGCGGCCGGATTCGCAAGCATCCGCCAGTTCAACGACACGGTGCGCGAGGTGTTCGCCGTCAGCCCGACGGTGATGCGCGCCGAGGCCAAGCGGTCCCGGCGCAGCGCACCGGCCACCAACGGCACGCTGACGCTGCGGCTGCCGTTCCGGGAACCCCTGGACCGCGCCTGGCTGGAGTGGTTCCTGAGCGCGCACGCGGCACCCGGCATGGAGTCGTGGGCGGACGGCACCTACACCCGCGCCCTGCGGACACCGCACGGGCACGCGATCGTGCGGCTCGGGTTCCGCGACGACCATGTGCGGGCCCAGCTCGCGCTGCACGACATGCGCGATCTGGCGCCGACGGTGGCGCGGGTGCGGCACCTGCTCGACCTCGATGCCGACCCGATGGGGATCGACGAAGTGCTGGGGGTCGCGCCGGGCATCCGGGTGCCCGGCTGCCTGGAACCGGCGGAGTTGTTGCTGCGCACCATGATCGGGCAGCAGATCTCGGTGGGTGCGGCGGCCACGCACACCGCGCGGCTGGTGGCGGCGCTGGGCGAGCCCGTGGACGGGGCCGCGCTGCGGCTGTTCCCCACCGCCGCCACCCTCGCCGAACACGGCGCCGACGTGCTCACCGGACCCGCCCGCCGGGTGCGGTCGATCGTGCGGGCCGCCGACGCCGTCGCCTCCGGTGAACTGGCGTTGCATCAGGGCCGCACGGCCACCGACCTGCGAGCCGACCTGTTGGCGCTCGACGGCGTGGGCCCCTGGACCGCCGACTACGTCACCATGCGATTGCTCGCCGACCCCGACATCCTGCTCAGCACCGACCTGGTCGTCCGGCAGGGCGCCGACCTGCTCGGCCTCGACCTCGCCGACACCGCCCGCTGGGCGCCGTGGCGGTCCTACCTGTCCATGCACCTGTGGAAGACCGCGCTGGCCGCCCGCGTTCCCGGCCGCCGCGCGGGCTGA
- a CDS encoding YbdD/YjiX family protein, with amino-acid sequence MGAGQRLRDGVRAVLWWCDSVVGGQDYQRYVAHLRRRHPDRPVPSEREYWRTRHAEAERNPASRCC; translated from the coding sequence ATGGGCGCGGGGCAGCGGCTGCGCGACGGGGTGCGCGCGGTGCTCTGGTGGTGTGATTCGGTGGTCGGCGGGCAGGACTACCAGCGCTACGTCGCGCACCTGCGCCGCAGGCACCCGGATCGGCCGGTCCCCAGCGAACGGGAGTACTGGCGCACCCGGCACGCCGAGGCCGAGCGCAATCCGGCCAGCCGCTGCTGCTGA
- a CDS encoding carbon starvation CstA family protein: MATIEYLRTDPDLPPVGVVDRSPMTPAKKAVLAGIAILGAVAWSILALARGENVNAVWIVIAAVCTYVIAYRLYARFIEWKITKPRDDLATPAEILENGKDFMPMDRRVLYGHHFAAIAGAGPLVGPVLAAQMGYLPGTIWIVVGVCLAGAVQDYLVLWASTKRRGRSLGQMARDELGVVGGVAAIAAIIVIMMILLAVLALVVVNALGESPWGVFSIAMTIPIALFMGIYLRFLRPGKVGEVSVIGIALLLLAIVAGGWVSETDWGTDWFTLSRTTIAWLLIGYGFLASVLPVWLLLAPRDYLSTFMKIGTIGLLAIGILVTMPVLKAPAISEFATSGTGPAFAGSLFPFLFITIACGALSGFHALISSGTTPKLLEKESHAKMIGYGGMLMESFVAVMAIITATIIDQHLYFGMNAPLGLTGGTPEKAAQYTNSLGLSGPPATAEAFAGAAADVGENTIISRTGGAPTLAVGISEVFHRFLGGESMKSFWYHFAIMFEALFILTTIDAGTRVARFMVSDALGNFGGPLRKFKDPSWRVGAWVCSVVVVAAWGSILLMGVNDPLGGINALYPLFGIANQLLAAVALTVVLTIIVKKGLVKWAWIPGIPLVWDLLVTMTASWQKIFSADPKVGYWKQHSLCQQAQEAGTLCLTAKTPQEVDVVVRNTFIQGTLSIVFAVLVLVVAVVGTIVCLRAWRAGESPTTESPEEPSKIFAPSGFIATPAEREVQKEWDALIAAGKVRAPGAAHQAPDKTESRA, from the coding sequence ATGGCGACAATCGAATATCTGCGGACCGACCCCGACCTGCCCCCGGTGGGCGTGGTCGACCGATCCCCCATGACCCCGGCCAAGAAGGCCGTCCTCGCCGGGATCGCGATACTCGGCGCCGTCGCCTGGTCGATCCTCGCCCTCGCGCGCGGCGAGAACGTCAACGCGGTGTGGATCGTCATCGCGGCGGTGTGTACGTATGTGATCGCCTACCGCCTCTACGCGCGGTTCATCGAATGGAAGATCACCAAGCCGCGCGACGACCTCGCCACCCCGGCCGAAATCCTGGAGAACGGCAAGGATTTCATGCCGATGGACCGCCGGGTCCTCTACGGCCACCACTTCGCGGCCATCGCGGGCGCGGGCCCGCTGGTCGGTCCGGTGCTGGCGGCGCAGATGGGGTATCTGCCGGGCACCATCTGGATCGTGGTCGGCGTATGTCTGGCCGGTGCGGTGCAGGACTACCTGGTGCTGTGGGCTTCGACGAAACGGCGCGGGCGCAGCCTCGGGCAGATGGCGCGCGACGAGCTCGGCGTGGTCGGCGGTGTCGCGGCCATCGCCGCGATCATCGTGATCATGATGATCCTGCTGGCGGTGCTGGCGCTGGTCGTCGTGAACGCGCTCGGCGAGAGCCCATGGGGTGTGTTCTCCATCGCCATGACCATCCCCATCGCCCTGTTCATGGGCATCTACCTGCGGTTCCTGCGGCCGGGCAAGGTGGGCGAGGTGTCGGTGATCGGCATCGCGCTGCTGCTGCTGGCCATCGTCGCCGGTGGCTGGGTGTCGGAAACCGACTGGGGCACCGACTGGTTCACGCTCTCGCGCACCACCATCGCCTGGCTGCTGATCGGCTACGGCTTCCTCGCCTCGGTGCTGCCGGTGTGGCTGCTGCTGGCGCCGCGCGACTACCTGTCGACGTTCATGAAGATCGGCACCATCGGCCTGCTGGCCATCGGCATCCTGGTCACCATGCCGGTGCTGAAGGCGCCCGCGATCTCCGAATTCGCCACCAGTGGTACCGGTCCCGCCTTCGCGGGCAGCCTGTTCCCGTTCCTGTTCATCACCATCGCCTGCGGCGCGCTCTCGGGCTTCCACGCGCTGATCTCCTCCGGCACCACTCCCAAACTGCTGGAGAAGGAATCGCACGCGAAGATGATCGGCTACGGCGGCATGCTGATGGAGTCGTTCGTCGCGGTGATGGCCATCATCACCGCCACCATCATCGACCAGCACCTCTACTTCGGCATGAACGCGCCGCTCGGGCTCACCGGCGGCACCCCCGAGAAGGCGGCCCAATACACCAACTCGCTCGGCCTGTCCGGTCCGCCCGCCACCGCGGAGGCCTTCGCGGGAGCGGCCGCCGACGTCGGTGAGAACACCATCATCTCCCGCACCGGCGGCGCGCCGACCCTGGCCGTCGGCATCTCCGAGGTGTTCCACCGCTTCCTCGGCGGGGAGAGCATGAAGTCGTTCTGGTACCACTTCGCGATCATGTTCGAGGCGCTGTTCATCCTCACCACCATCGACGCGGGCACCCGCGTCGCGCGGTTCATGGTCTCGGACGCGTTGGGCAACTTCGGTGGTCCGCTGCGCAAGTTCAAGGACCCGTCGTGGCGGGTGGGCGCCTGGGTCTGCTCGGTGGTCGTGGTCGCCGCGTGGGGCTCGATCCTGCTGATGGGCGTGAACGATCCGCTGGGCGGCATCAACGCCCTCTACCCGCTGTTCGGCATCGCCAACCAGCTGCTGGCCGCGGTGGCGTTGACCGTCGTGCTGACCATCATCGTGAAGAAGGGCCTGGTGAAATGGGCCTGGATTCCCGGCATCCCGCTGGTGTGGGATCTGCTGGTGACGATGACGGCCTCCTGGCAGAAGATCTTCTCCGCCGACCCGAAGGTCGGCTATTGGAAGCAGCACAGCCTGTGCCAGCAGGCGCAGGAGGCGGGCACACTCTGCCTGACGGCCAAGACGCCGCAGGAGGTGGACGTGGTGGTGCGCAACACCTTCATCCAGGGCACGCTCTCGATCGTGTTCGCGGTGCTGGTGCTGGTGGTGGCCGTCGTCGGCACCATCGTGTGCCTGCGGGCCTGGCGGGCCGGGGAGAGTCCGACCACCGAGTCGCCGGAGGAGCCGTCGAAGATCTTCGCGCCCAGCGGCTTCATCGCCACACCCGCCGAGCGGGAGGTGCAGAAGGAGTGGGACGCGCTGATCGCGGCGGGCAAGGTGCGCGCGCCCGGCGCGGCGCACCAGGCACCCGACAAGACCGAATCGAGGGCGTGA
- a CDS encoding VOC family protein: protein MTDSTTTPAATRTRTAVWPCLTFRDANAMSAFLVNAFGFEQTAAYTRADDPSIVEHGELRWPLGGGVMYGSAGKDDSVFGQRTPGNDSIYLVCDDPDGLFARATAAGAEVVLGLRDEDYGSRGFTVRDPEGNIWSFGTYWGD, encoded by the coding sequence ATGACCGATTCGACGACCACTCCGGCAGCAACCCGCACCCGCACCGCCGTCTGGCCGTGCCTGACCTTCCGCGATGCCAACGCCATGAGCGCGTTCCTGGTGAACGCCTTCGGCTTCGAGCAGACCGCCGCCTACACCCGCGCCGACGACCCCTCGATCGTCGAGCACGGCGAACTGCGCTGGCCGCTCGGCGGCGGCGTCATGTACGGCTCGGCGGGCAAGGACGACTCCGTCTTCGGACAGCGCACACCGGGCAACGACTCGATCTACCTCGTCTGCGACGACCCCGACGGGCTGTTCGCCCGCGCCACCGCCGCCGGCGCCGAGGTGGTGCTCGGGCTCCGCGACGAGGACTACGGATCGCGCGGCTTCACCGTGCGCGACCCGGAGGGCAACATCTGGAGTTTCGGCACCTACTGGGGCGACTGA
- a CDS encoding AraC family transcriptional regulator, translating into MEPTTEVVTARPAPALAGFIDHYTGYRMTGYAPGLHRGLPSRHLTFIVAIGPTIDVVEQTDRTQSPGDYRCVLSGLQASAAAIAHNGHQEGVGIELTPLGCRVLFGLPAGALWNTTLECAEIAGPAADELWERLQGPASWRERFAVCDEVLTRLACPDRLVVPELAWAWRAVVDSGGAVHVGALAERIGWSRQHLTRRFATEFGLGPKLAARITRFERARRMLERTPSFVTIAQVAAACGYYDQAHLNRDFAELAGCSPTTWLAQEVPSVQDENTARG; encoded by the coding sequence ATGGAGCCGACCACCGAGGTGGTGACCGCGCGGCCCGCCCCCGCGCTGGCGGGATTCATCGATCACTACACCGGCTACCGGATGACCGGGTACGCGCCCGGCCTGCACCGGGGGCTGCCGTCGCGGCACCTCACCTTCATCGTCGCCATCGGCCCGACCATCGACGTGGTCGAGCAGACCGACCGCACCCAGAGCCCGGGCGACTACCGCTGCGTGCTCAGCGGACTCCAGGCGAGCGCGGCGGCGATCGCGCACAACGGGCACCAAGAGGGTGTCGGGATCGAGTTGACCCCGCTGGGGTGCCGGGTGCTGTTCGGGCTGCCGGCGGGAGCGCTGTGGAACACGACGCTGGAATGCGCGGAGATCGCGGGACCGGCCGCGGACGAGCTGTGGGAGCGGTTGCAGGGGCCCGCGTCGTGGCGGGAGCGGTTCGCGGTGTGCGACGAGGTGCTGACCAGGCTCGCCTGCCCGGACCGGCTGGTGGTGCCGGAGCTGGCGTGGGCCTGGCGGGCGGTGGTCGACAGCGGCGGCGCGGTGCACGTGGGCGCGTTGGCCGAGCGGATCGGGTGGAGCCGCCAGCACCTCACCCGGCGGTTCGCCACGGAGTTCGGCCTCGGCCCGAAGCTGGCCGCGCGCATCACCCGCTTCGAGCGAGCCAGGCGGATGCTGGAGCGCACGCCGTCGTTCGTGACGATCGCCCAGGTCGCGGCGGCCTGCGGCTACTACGACCAGGCGCACCTGAACCGTGATTTCGCCGAACTGGCCGGGTGCAGCCCGACCACCTGGCTGGCGCAGGAGGTTCCATCCGTCCAAGACGAGAACACCGCGCGCGGATGA
- the ychF gene encoding redox-regulated ATPase YchF, giving the protein MSLTLGIVGLPNVGKSTLFNALTKNDVLAANYPFATIEPNVGVVPLPDPRLEKLAEIFGSERIVPATVSFVDIAGIVKGASEGAGLGNKFLANIREADAICQVVRVFADDDVVHVDGRVDPAADIEVIETELILADLQTLEKAVVRLDKEAKVKKDRKPVADAAKAAQEILNSGKTLFAARNEVDTDLLKELSLLTIKPFLYVFNADESVLTDEARKESLKASVAPADAVFLDAKVEAELLELDDESAAELLESIGQTEPGLHALARAGFHTLGLQTYLTAGPKEARAWTIHQGDTAPKAAGVIHTDFERGFIKAEIVAFDDLVEAGSMAAAKAAGKVRMEGKDYVMADGDVVEFRHS; this is encoded by the coding sequence GTGAGTCTCACCCTCGGAATCGTCGGCCTGCCCAACGTCGGAAAGTCGACGCTGTTCAACGCGCTGACCAAGAACGACGTGCTGGCCGCGAACTACCCGTTCGCGACCATCGAACCCAACGTCGGCGTGGTCCCGCTGCCGGACCCGAGGCTGGAGAAGCTGGCCGAGATCTTCGGCTCCGAGCGCATCGTGCCCGCCACCGTGTCGTTCGTCGACATCGCCGGCATCGTCAAGGGCGCCTCCGAGGGCGCGGGTCTGGGCAACAAGTTCCTCGCCAACATCCGCGAAGCCGACGCCATCTGCCAGGTGGTGCGCGTGTTCGCCGACGACGACGTGGTGCACGTCGACGGCCGCGTCGACCCCGCCGCCGACATCGAGGTCATCGAAACCGAGCTCATCCTCGCCGACCTGCAGACCCTGGAGAAGGCCGTCGTCCGTCTCGACAAGGAAGCCAAGGTCAAGAAGGACCGCAAGCCCGTCGCCGACGCCGCCAAGGCCGCCCAGGAGATCCTCAACAGCGGAAAGACCCTGTTCGCCGCCCGGAACGAGGTCGACACCGACCTGCTCAAGGAACTGTCGCTGCTGACCATCAAGCCGTTCCTGTACGTCTTCAACGCCGACGAGTCCGTGCTCACCGACGAGGCACGCAAGGAGTCGCTGAAGGCCTCCGTGGCCCCCGCCGACGCGGTGTTCCTCGACGCCAAGGTGGAAGCCGAGCTCCTCGAACTCGACGACGAATCCGCCGCCGAACTGCTCGAATCCATCGGCCAGACCGAACCGGGCCTGCACGCCCTCGCTCGCGCCGGCTTCCACACCCTCGGCCTGCAGACCTACCTGACCGCCGGGCCCAAGGAAGCGCGGGCGTGGACCATCCACCAGGGCGACACCGCCCCGAAGGCCGCAGGCGTCATCCACACCGACTTCGAGCGCGGCTTCATCAAGGCCGAGATCGTGGCGTTCGACGACCTGGTCGAGGCGGGGTCGATGGCGGCCGCCAAGGCCGCGGGCAAGGTGCGGATGGAAGGTAAGGACTACGTCATGGCCGACGGCGACGTCGTGGAGTTCCGGCACTCGTAG
- a CDS encoding ArsR/SmtB family transcription factor, with protein MTRSALPDQDLDAAFAALGDSTRRQIVARLARGDASVRELAAPFDMTPQAVSHHVGILRRCGLIEQRIEAQRRPCRLNVQRMQELAGWISEQQREWHSRLDRLEEHIASMTRTDR; from the coding sequence GTGACTCGAAGCGCACTCCCCGACCAGGATCTCGATGCGGCGTTCGCCGCGCTGGGCGATTCCACGCGCCGCCAGATCGTCGCTCGCCTGGCACGCGGCGACGCCTCCGTACGCGAACTGGCAGCGCCGTTCGACATGACGCCGCAGGCGGTGTCGCATCACGTCGGGATTCTCCGGCGCTGCGGTCTCATCGAGCAGCGCATCGAGGCGCAGCGAAGGCCCTGTCGGCTGAACGTGCAGCGCATGCAGGAGCTCGCCGGGTGGATTTCCGAGCAGCAGCGCGAATGGCACTCACGGCTCGACCGGCTCGAAGAGCACATCGCGTCGATGACGAGGACCGACCGATGA
- a CDS encoding SRPBCC family protein gives MTSWSRLDGAELIATRHLDADIALVWEAFTTPAHLAAFWGGRHAAVPADSVSVDLRVGGRFELRTVGGRRRE, from the coding sequence ATGACGTCTTGGTCGCGCCTCGACGGCGCGGAGCTGATCGCGACGCGTCACCTCGATGCGGATATCGCGCTGGTGTGGGAGGCCTTCACGACCCCGGCGCATCTTGCGGCCTTCTGGGGTGGGCGCCACGCCGCCGTTCCGGCGGACTCGGTGAGTGTCGACCTCCGCGTGGGCGGCCGCTTCGAGCTCCGCACGGTCGGGGGCCGACGGCGCGAGTGA